A section of the Ignavibacteriales bacterium genome encodes:
- the rnr gene encoding ribonuclease R, which translates to MTTKSKILSYLKKHKQKSFKFNTLLNKLQIDYSDKGKARKDLNALLSENKIERKGKFFSYRNGNEHESKQKTKYKDKQVKRQEKRSREHKKDKREVSNDGKRPILKFVTGRFEGDKWMGIVVPDSKIVRRDIYISEENINGAKFGDKVLCKLINFEDQADERADLYGKIEDVIGTAGELTTEIKSVLAKYNLVEDFPKEVIDETNKIKVSSNPGKRLDLRKKNCITIDPKDAKDFDDSVSIEKLKNGHYLLGIHIADVSHYVKENTQLDKEALQRGTSVYLADRVIPMLPEILSNNICSLRPGEDRLTFSVMIEITITGIVKSFEIKKSIINSKRRFTYQEAQEIIKSKKGDFSEEILLLYKLSINLTKKRMTEGSLDFESKEVKFEFTKTGKIKNIIIKERLDSMRLIEECMLLANKCVTQYVSKRQKEERKHLPFIYRVHDLPDKEKLKQLSEFIKQFGYKVKLTGPVPDKNSLKKLLEEIKGKPEEYIINDLLIRAMAKAIYTDQNIGHYGLGFEDYTHFTSPIRRYPDLMVHRILYTYLQNENLQSNINKYKKELPGICKHSSIQEQNAVNAEREVIKIRQIEYINEHLQKKYEGIISGIVERGIFVEINDLLIEGMVRFKDIKDDYYMFDPKNHCATGRNTRRVLRAGNKVKVKVLRTNMETKKIDFELLN; encoded by the coding sequence ATCACAACAAAATCCAAAATACTAAGCTATCTAAAAAAGCATAAGCAAAAGTCATTTAAGTTTAATACTCTGCTAAATAAACTCCAGATCGATTATTCAGACAAAGGTAAAGCAAGAAAGGATCTCAACGCCTTACTTTCCGAAAACAAAATAGAGCGCAAGGGCAAATTTTTTTCTTATAGGAACGGAAATGAACATGAGAGCAAACAAAAAACGAAATACAAAGATAAGCAGGTCAAAAGGCAGGAAAAGAGAAGCAGAGAACATAAAAAAGATAAAAGAGAAGTTTCAAATGATGGAAAACGTCCTATCTTAAAATTTGTAACCGGCAGGTTTGAAGGGGATAAATGGATGGGAATAGTGGTGCCCGATTCTAAGATCGTGAGGCGTGATATTTATATCTCCGAAGAAAACATCAACGGCGCGAAATTCGGTGATAAAGTATTATGCAAACTGATAAATTTTGAGGATCAGGCTGACGAAAGGGCTGATCTGTACGGAAAGATAGAAGATGTTATCGGAACCGCCGGAGAGCTTACAACCGAGATAAAATCTGTACTGGCAAAGTATAACCTCGTGGAAGATTTTCCAAAGGAGGTTATCGATGAAACCAATAAAATTAAAGTTTCCTCAAATCCCGGTAAAAGACTCGATCTCAGGAAGAAGAATTGCATAACTATAGATCCAAAAGATGCAAAGGATTTTGACGATTCCGTTTCAATCGAAAAGTTAAAGAACGGTCACTATTTATTGGGCATCCATATAGCCGATGTATCACATTATGTAAAAGAAAACACCCAGCTGGATAAGGAAGCTTTACAGCGAGGTACGAGTGTTTACCTTGCCGACAGGGTGATACCCATGTTACCGGAAATTCTCTCTAACAATATATGTTCACTAAGACCGGGTGAGGACAGGCTGACATTTTCTGTAATGATAGAAATAACGATCACGGGTATCGTCAAAAGTTTTGAGATCAAAAAATCCATAATAAACAGCAAGAGAAGATTCACATACCAGGAAGCTCAGGAAATAATAAAAAGTAAAAAAGGTGATTTTAGTGAGGAAATACTTTTATTGTATAAACTCTCAATAAACCTCACCAAGAAGCGTATGACAGAAGGAAGCCTCGACTTTGAAAGCAAAGAGGTGAAATTCGAATTCACAAAAACAGGAAAGATAAAGAATATAATAATAAAAGAGAGACTCGACTCGATGCGCTTGATAGAGGAATGTATGCTGTTGGCTAATAAATGTGTGACACAGTATGTTTCAAAAAGGCAAAAAGAAGAAAGGAAACATCTGCCATTTATATACAGGGTACATGACCTCCCCGACAAGGAGAAACTCAAGCAATTATCCGAATTTATAAAACAATTCGGATATAAGGTTAAACTAACGGGACCTGTACCGGATAAAAATTCTCTTAAAAAACTTCTTGAGGAGATCAAAGGAAAACCGGAAGAATACATAATAAATGACCTTCTCATACGAGCGATGGCAAAAGCTATATATACCGACCAAAATATAGGGCATTATGGTCTGGGATTTGAAGATTATACACACTTCACCTCCCCTATCCGGCGTTACCCGGACCTCATGGTACACAGGATTCTATACACCTATCTCCAAAATGAAAATCTTCAATCAAACATAAATAAATACAAGAAAGAGCTTCCGGGGATCTGCAAGCATTCATCTATTCAAGAGCAGAATGCAGTGAATGCTGAAAGGGAGGTTATTAAAATAAGGCAGATCGAATATATAAATGAGCATCTTCAAAAGAAATACGAAGGAATTATTTCTGGAATCGTTGAGCGAGGAATATTCGTAGAGATAAATGATCTATTGATCGAGGGAATGGTAAGGTTTAAGGATATAAAAGACGATTATTACATGTTCGATCCGAAAAATCACTGCGCGACCGGAAGAAACACCAGAAGAGTATTGAGAGCCGGCAATAAGGTCAAAGTAAAGGTTTTGCGGACAAATATGGAAACGAAAAAGATCGACTTTGAACTGCTAAATTAA
- a CDS encoding DUF2085 domain-containing protein, which yields MDTNRISIEFSSSVYLVILISTLIWCLMIVLAPLFAQMGGAYRNISGFVYWFYSPVCHQDDARSFFIFGNKLAVCSRCSSLYFSFLLGIVIYPFVKKVSDVTLPSVWFLLGAAALMFADAMLDIFGILKNTHLTRSITGVILGFVLVFYLVPGFINFFHEIYSFVKFNMKNKARNEHQPQ from the coding sequence ATGGATACGAACCGTATAAGCATTGAATTTTCAAGCTCTGTATATCTTGTTATTTTAATATCGACGCTAATTTGGTGTCTGATGATAGTTCTTGCTCCATTATTTGCACAAATGGGTGGTGCGTATCGTAATATTTCTGGGTTTGTTTATTGGTTCTATTCTCCCGTTTGTCATCAGGACGATGCAAGATCTTTTTTCATTTTTGGTAATAAGCTTGCGGTTTGTTCGAGGTGTTCTTCGTTGTACTTTTCTTTTCTTTTGGGAATAGTCATATACCCATTTGTTAAAAAAGTATCAGATGTTACCTTGCCGTCGGTTTGGTTCCTTCTCGGAGCCGCCGCCCTTATGTTTGCCGACGCAATGCTTGACATTTTTGGTATCCTTAAAAATACGCATTTAACTAGATCGATAACCGGAGTTATACTGGGATTTGTTCTCGTTTTTTATCTCGTCCCGGGATTTATTAATTTTTTTCACGAGATATATTCTTTTGTGAAATTTAATATGAAAAACAAAGCCAGGAATGAACACCAGCCCCAATAA
- the raiA gene encoding ribosome-associated translation inhibitor RaiA, which produces MKINITSRHFKANDTLQEYVKGKLEDLSKYDEAILHADVILSFEDSANSVQRCEIILKLRDKTLTAKEDSDDFNKSVDMAVEKIETQVHKYKDKHKTEKYSDKDVYKTI; this is translated from the coding sequence ATGAAAATCAACATCACTTCACGCCATTTCAAGGCAAACGACACACTTCAGGAATACGTTAAGGGAAAATTAGAGGATCTATCAAAGTATGATGAAGCAATCCTTCATGCAGATGTGATATTATCTTTTGAGGATTCAGCGAACAGCGTCCAAAGGTGTGAAATCATACTAAAGCTAAGGGACAAAACCCTAACTGCAAAAGAGGATTCAGATGACTTTAATAAATCCGTAGATATGGCAGTAGAAAAGATAGAGACCCAGGTACACAAATACAAAGATAAACATAAAACCGAAAAGTATTCGGATAAAGACGTTTATAAAACAATTTAA
- a CDS encoding aminopeptidase P N-terminal domain-containing protein, which produces MNKAQKAFHKSRRAQLMKKLGKNSVALILSNSMRNKSYDASYKFKQNNNFYYLTGFDEPNAILVLAPGGMKIKTKDGNSKTVREILFVQKRNPFMEKWDGKRLGSAAVKTDLGIEMGMDNSAFDELMKSKIGKFNTIFINIAELYDTAGEFREIVTPLINALRVVTSWTQVCDINNIIGVMRSVKLPYEIGLMQKAADITAIGLNNVLKQLKPGMYEYQVQAILESAYMDNGSSEIAFDTIVASGHNASTLHYITNREKIKNGSLVLIDTGAQHEHYCADITRTFPADGRFTKEQRIIYDIVLKGNEAGIKMSKAGKKYSSLDKHVKKVMAEELVKHKVIKDADNIKNFCYHGIGHDLGLDTHDAVPFSSIGNLDYDTFKVGNVTTIEPGLYFPPGTEGFDKKYTGIGIRIEDDVLITAGGNKVLTGGIAKDADEIEKIMNS; this is translated from the coding sequence ATGAATAAAGCTCAAAAAGCATTTCATAAGTCTCGCCGCGCTCAATTAATGAAAAAGCTGGGCAAGAACTCCGTTGCGCTTATCCTGTCTAACTCAATGCGTAATAAATCCTACGATGCCAGCTACAAGTTCAAGCAGAATAACAATTTTTACTATCTGACAGGATTTGATGAACCCAATGCCATACTCGTACTTGCGCCCGGAGGAATGAAGATCAAAACCAAAGACGGCAATAGCAAAACTGTGCGTGAAATACTTTTTGTGCAGAAACGGAATCCGTTCATGGAAAAATGGGACGGGAAAAGGCTTGGCTCTGCCGCCGTAAAGACGGACTTGGGTATAGAAATGGGAATGGATAATTCAGCTTTTGATGAGCTGATGAAGTCAAAGATAGGGAAATTCAATACAATATTTATTAATATTGCCGAGCTGTATGATACGGCAGGTGAATTTAGGGAAATTGTTACTCCCTTAATAAATGCTCTTCGAGTAGTCACTTCATGGACGCAGGTTTGCGACATAAATAACATCATTGGTGTAATGCGAAGTGTTAAGCTTCCTTATGAAATTGGTCTAATGCAAAAAGCGGCAGACATAACTGCCATAGGTTTGAATAATGTCCTGAAACAGCTCAAACCAGGTATGTATGAATATCAAGTTCAGGCTATTCTTGAATCTGCATACATGGATAATGGCTCGAGTGAAATAGCCTTCGATACAATTGTAGCATCCGGTCATAATGCATCTACGCTCCACTACATTACAAATAGGGAAAAGATCAAAAACGGAAGCCTGGTTTTGATTGACACGGGTGCCCAGCATGAACATTATTGTGCTGATATCACTAGAACGTTTCCTGCAGATGGAAGATTTACAAAAGAGCAAAGAATTATCTATGATATAGTATTAAAAGGAAATGAAGCGGGCATTAAAATGAGTAAAGCAGGTAAAAAATACAGCAGCCTCGATAAACATGTCAAAAAAGTAATGGCTGAAGAGCTTGTAAAGCATAAAGTTATCAAAGATGCGGATAACATTAAAAATTTCTGTTATCATGGAATAGGGCATGACCTTGGACTGGATACTCATGATGCTGTTCCCTTTAGCAGTATTGGAAATCTCGATTATGATACGTTTAAAGTAGGTAATGTCACGACTATCGAACCCGGTTTGTATTTTCCTCCCGGTACGGAAGGATTTGACAAAAAATACACGGGTATTGGTATCAGGATTGAGGATGACGTTCTAATTACTGCCGGAGGAAATAAAGTGCTTACAGGGGGGATTGCTAAAGATGCTGATGAAATTGAAAAAATAATGAATTCTTAA
- a CDS encoding PHP domain-containing protein, with translation MFEYSGSIHMHSRFSDGSGTVEEIVNAANEVDLDFIILTDHNTMKAKEEGYEKWHNNTLLIVGYEVNDRKNRNHYVALGTDTVKGSFEKLPDGDTGSVKTASEYVRDVKEAGGFGFIAHPFEKREKFPSHPPYPWTDWDCDEYDGIEIWNHMSEWTEGLTDENKFNRFLHPLKSIVAPEETAVKLWDEKNMERKVVAIGSIDAHAFKQNVMGFEFEIFPYKILFKSIRTHVFVDQELKRGDNESMVESKTAILDALREGRSFIANYYHGDAKGFRFIAEYDGKIYNMGDEILFDKKGGKKITFKTYVPQKAKIKFIKNGKVVDELTDFNSIWDSDEEGNYRLEVWVNGKAWIFSNHIKVKAV, from the coding sequence ATGTTTGAGTATTCTGGTTCTATTCATATGCACTCCCGTTTCTCAGACGGTTCTGGAACAGTTGAGGAGATTGTGAATGCCGCTAACGAAGTGGATCTTGATTTCATAATCCTTACAGATCACAATACAATGAAAGCTAAGGAAGAGGGTTATGAAAAGTGGCATAATAATACATTGCTCATAGTTGGATATGAGGTAAATGACAGAAAGAACAGGAATCATTATGTAGCGTTAGGCACTGATACAGTTAAAGGCTCTTTTGAAAAATTACCTGATGGCGATACAGGCAGTGTTAAAACAGCGTCGGAATATGTTCGCGATGTTAAGGAAGCCGGGGGATTTGGATTTATTGCTCATCCTTTTGAAAAAAGGGAAAAATTTCCCAGCCATCCGCCTTACCCCTGGACGGATTGGGATTGTGACGAGTATGACGGTATTGAGATATGGAACCATATGAGCGAATGGACGGAAGGCTTAACGGATGAAAACAAATTTAATCGCTTTCTTCACCCTCTTAAATCCATCGTTGCTCCGGAAGAAACTGCTGTTAAGCTTTGGGATGAAAAAAACATGGAACGTAAAGTGGTGGCTATAGGAAGTATTGATGCCCATGCTTTTAAACAAAATGTCATGGGATTCGAATTTGAGATATTTCCATATAAGATATTGTTTAAGTCTATTCGTACACATGTTTTTGTTGATCAGGAGCTAAAAAGAGGTGATAACGAAAGCATGGTGGAAAGTAAAACTGCTATTCTGGACGCTCTCAGAGAAGGAAGAAGTTTCATCGCCAACTATTATCACGGCGATGCAAAGGGATTCAGATTTATTGCTGAGTATGACGGAAAGATTTATAATATGGGTGATGAGATCTTGTTTGATAAGAAGGGCGGGAAGAAGATCACATTCAAAACTTACGTTCCGCAGAAGGCAAAAATAAAGTTTATTAAAAATGGTAAGGTTGTAGATGAATTGACGGATTTTAATTCGATTTGGGATTCTGACGAGGAAGGGAATTACAGGCTTGAAGTGTGGGTAAACGGGAAAGCCTGGATATTTTCAAACCATATTAAAGTGAAGGCGGTATAA
- a CDS encoding amidophosphoribosyltransferase: protein MHSNCGVFGIFNHPEAAIMTYYGLHALQHRGQEASGIVTAEYIPEKDKHVFNMKKGLGLVTRVFRDSKVLTRDLRGTAAIGHNRYSTTGASDSKTNIQPFKVNYKYGNLALSHNGNLTNTKTLRNRLINEGTIFQTTTDTEVILHLIAKSFEETIEDRIFDAFSHITGAYSICILTDKKLFALRDPHGVRPLSFGRLGDSYVFASETTAFDIIEAEYIRDVEPGEMIIIDKEVVDSGQEKSIYFGNVDKYRHCIFEYIYFSRPDSIVFGEKVDKVRRNIGKSLAEEHPAPHKDDDTNNEEKRVAIINVPDSSNTATLGYFDESQKTNNDVKIEIGLIRNHYVGRTFIQPGQDKREMKVKTKFNIVRGVLEDRKLVVVDDSIVRGTTSKLLVDLIKKAKPREIHLKISSPPIISPCYYGMDFPSKDELIANEHHGDIDAIRRELGVDELAYLSTEKLLESVPYNHKKTGYCTACFTGDYPIPIEEFSLFKETFDD, encoded by the coding sequence ATACACTCAAACTGTGGAGTGTTTGGCATTTTCAATCACCCGGAAGCGGCTATAATGACATATTATGGTTTGCATGCGCTCCAGCACAGGGGGCAGGAAGCCAGCGGTATTGTTACTGCCGAATATATCCCCGAAAAGGACAAGCATGTTTTTAATATGAAAAAAGGTCTCGGTTTGGTAACGAGAGTGTTCAGGGATTCAAAGGTATTAACCAGGGATCTGCGGGGAACAGCTGCGATAGGTCACAATAGGTATTCCACTACCGGAGCGTCTGATAGTAAAACAAATATCCAGCCCTTTAAAGTAAATTATAAATATGGTAACCTTGCTCTCTCGCATAATGGAAATCTGACCAATACAAAGACTTTACGCAACAGGCTTATAAACGAAGGCACGATATTCCAGACCACTACTGACACCGAGGTCATTCTGCATCTTATTGCAAAAAGTTTTGAAGAAACTATAGAGGACAGGATATTCGACGCCTTTTCGCATATTACCGGCGCTTACTCGATTTGCATTCTTACTGATAAAAAACTTTTTGCTCTGCGTGACCCGCACGGGGTTAGACCGCTAAGCTTTGGCAGGTTAGGTGACAGTTATGTCTTTGCCTCAGAGACTACCGCGTTCGATATAATTGAAGCAGAGTATATTAGAGACGTTGAGCCGGGCGAAATGATAATTATTGACAAAGAAGTAGTAGATTCCGGTCAGGAAAAATCTATTTACTTCGGCAATGTGGACAAGTACAGACATTGTATATTTGAATACATATATTTCTCACGCCCCGACAGCATCGTTTTCGGCGAAAAAGTTGACAAAGTCCGAAGGAATATTGGTAAAAGTCTGGCAGAGGAGCACCCCGCTCCTCATAAGGATGATGACACAAACAACGAAGAAAAAAGAGTAGCTATTATTAATGTCCCCGACTCATCCAATACTGCTACGCTCGGCTACTTCGATGAATCACAGAAAACCAACAATGATGTAAAGATCGAGATCGGCTTGATTAGGAATCACTACGTCGGTAGAACATTCATTCAGCCCGGACAGGACAAAAGAGAAATGAAGGTTAAAACTAAGTTCAATATTGTGAGAGGCGTCCTCGAGGACAGAAAGCTCGTTGTTGTTGATGATTCCATTGTCCGGGGAACTACTTCAAAACTTCTGGTAGATCTTATCAAAAAAGCCAAACCACGGGAGATACATTTAAAGATCTCGTCACCGCCTATTATCTCACCGTGCTACTACGGTATGGACTTCCCGTCAAAAGATGAGCTCATCGCCAATGAGCATCACGGCGATATCGATGCTATTAGAAGAGAACTCGGTGTAGATGAACTTGCTTACCTATCGACCGAAAAATTGCTCGAATCAGTGCCTTATAACCATAAAAAGACTGGGTACTGCACCGCTTGTTTTACAGGTGACTATCCTATACCTATCGAAGAGTTTTCCCTTTTTAAAGAAACCTTTGACGATTAA
- a CDS encoding HPr kinase/phosphorylase has protein sequence MSDRFKNLKEIKKDSISVDFFYNECKDRFKIEKVTSKEINPEKLIVEKDIHRPGLALAQYYGVFTFRKVQVFGNTEIKFIEDLPEANRLDVLKKYFSYDIPCIIITNDNPIPEDLLIMAEERDIPVFRTPHPTTKIAYFISDFLDDQFSPQAVIHGSFVDVYGVGVLIVGKSGIGKSEVALDLIERGHRLVADDVIIVSKKQESILIGSGTSLVKHFMEIRGLGIVDVKSMFGIRSIRFQKRVEVIIELDLWDPSKEYERTGLNAILTNILDIEVELIKLPIFPGKNITVIAEVIALNYLCKHYGYDPAKELQRRLSDKIKSNTEESNNLGKILERNIEYFEHDFE, from the coding sequence TTGAGCGACAGATTTAAGAATCTTAAGGAGATAAAGAAAGATTCAATAAGTGTAGATTTCTTTTACAATGAGTGCAAAGACAGGTTTAAGATAGAGAAAGTTACGTCAAAGGAAATCAATCCTGAAAAACTTATAGTAGAAAAAGATATCCACAGACCCGGTCTTGCTCTGGCTCAATATTACGGAGTTTTTACATTTAGAAAAGTTCAAGTATTTGGAAATACTGAAATAAAATTTATCGAGGATCTTCCCGAAGCTAATAGGCTAGATGTACTAAAGAAATATTTTTCTTACGATATTCCCTGTATAATAATTACTAATGACAATCCTATTCCGGAAGACCTGCTCATAATGGCAGAGGAAAGAGATATCCCTGTATTCAGGACACCACACCCTACAACAAAAATAGCGTACTTTATTAGTGATTTTCTAGATGATCAGTTTTCACCGCAGGCAGTCATACACGGTTCATTTGTCGATGTGTATGGTGTTGGTGTGCTTATAGTCGGTAAATCTGGAATAGGTAAAAGTGAAGTTGCTCTTGATCTGATAGAGAGAGGGCACCGGCTGGTAGCAGATGATGTAATCATTGTTTCCAAAAAGCAGGAAAGCATTTTAATAGGCTCTGGTACGTCACTTGTTAAGCACTTTATGGAAATACGGGGACTTGGAATAGTCGATGTAAAATCTATGTTCGGCATAAGATCTATCCGATTCCAAAAGAGAGTTGAAGTGATAATCGAACTCGATCTTTGGGATCCATCTAAAGAGTATGAAAGGACCGGACTGAATGCTATTCTGACGAATATACTGGACATAGAGGTAGAACTTATTAAACTCCCTATATTCCCAGGAAAGAATATAACAGTAATTGCTGAGGTCATTGCGTTAAACTATCTGTGTAAGCATTACGGGTATGATCCCGCAAAGGAATTACAAAGAAGGCTTTCCGATAAAATAAAATCAAATACTGAAGAAAGCAACAATTTGGGAAAAATACTCGAAAGAAATATAGAATACTTCGAGCACGATTTTGAATAA
- a CDS encoding DUF2752 domain-containing protein codes for MMLSVEKTNKADAWKIRLIVLSVILVGLVAVKITPIEAAINLIDGNNIFHRIPNTCTIQKVFGIPCPLCGMSRGFAEISHFNFLGGIYYNPFSVIFYPLSFIFITAIFILSLFNYKFKITKPRTFGWGIFVLFIVVWTVNIIWGHHS; via the coding sequence ATGATGTTATCGGTTGAGAAAACAAATAAGGCAGACGCCTGGAAGATCAGGCTGATTGTTTTAAGTGTTATTTTAGTTGGACTAGTTGCCGTTAAGATTACTCCGATCGAAGCAGCAATAAACCTTATTGATGGAAATAATATATTTCATCGGATACCAAATACATGTACGATTCAAAAAGTCTTTGGAATACCTTGCCCTCTGTGTGGTATGTCGAGAGGATTTGCTGAGATCTCGCATTTTAACTTTCTTGGCGGTATCTATTATAATCCGTTTTCGGTCATTTTTTATCCGTTATCTTTTATATTTATAACTGCTATTTTTATTCTAAGCCTCTTTAACTACAAATTTAAAATAACAAAACCCAGAACTTTTGGGTGGGGTATTTTTGTTTTATTTATTGTAGTCTGGACTGTTAATATTATCTGGGGGCACCATTCATAA
- the rfaE1 gene encoding D-glycero-beta-D-manno-heptose-7-phosphate kinase, with the protein MDRKSVEGLLSNSKNRKIFIIGDVMLDKYMMGEVTRVSPEAPVQVFDIKKTEYKLGGAANVSHNVNSLGAYPFLIGVIGDDEEATMFKDVMGGFGQNTGGLIAESGRPTTAKTRVIADSHHLLRIDSESKEDISEETENKILESLESNKGDIDIIILQDYNKGVLTPSLIKKVMDFANMNEIKTLVDPKFFNFFEYENAFLFKPNRKEFEQAIGKKINGEDDLLRYSEELIEKLNCKYLVLTLGEHGMMLFEKSDGEIVYTKIDTRARKVADVSGAGDTVISTIAVCLAGGASVIDAVTISNYAAGIVVEEVGIVPIDKQKLIESIPENNV; encoded by the coding sequence ATGGATAGAAAATCCGTAGAAGGATTATTAAGTAATTCAAAAAATAGGAAGATATTTATCATCGGCGATGTAATGCTGGATAAATACATGATGGGTGAAGTAACAAGAGTATCGCCTGAAGCTCCTGTACAGGTATTCGACATCAAAAAAACCGAATATAAGCTGGGTGGAGCGGCAAATGTCAGTCACAACGTAAACAGCCTCGGAGCATATCCTTTCCTTATTGGTGTAATAGGCGATGATGAAGAGGCAACTATGTTTAAAGACGTAATGGGCGGGTTTGGACAAAATACGGGGGGGTTGATAGCAGAAAGCGGACGACCCACGACAGCAAAAACGAGAGTAATAGCAGATTCACACCATCTTTTGAGAATAGACAGCGAATCCAAGGAAGATATTTCGGAGGAAACCGAGAATAAAATATTAGAGAGCCTGGAATCGAATAAAGGCGATATAGACATAATAATCCTCCAGGATTATAACAAAGGTGTTTTGACGCCGAGCCTTATAAAAAAGGTTATGGATTTTGCAAATATGAATGAGATAAAGACACTTGTCGATCCAAAGTTCTTTAACTTTTTTGAATACGAGAATGCATTTTTATTTAAACCAAACCGCAAAGAATTCGAACAGGCTATTGGGAAAAAGATAAACGGTGAAGATGATCTTTTGAGATACTCAGAAGAGCTAATTGAGAAATTAAACTGTAAATATCTTGTACTGACACTCGGTGAACATGGAATGATGCTTTTCGAGAAGAGCGATGGAGAAATAGTATACACTAAAATCGATACGCGCGCGCGCAAGGTGGCGGACGTATCGGGAGCCGGCGACACGGTCATTTCAACTATAGCAGTTTGCCTGGCAGGCGGGGCATCAGTAATCGATGCCGTAACTATCTCCAATTATGCGGCAGGAATTGTTGTCGAAGAGGTGGGCATAGTTCCTATAGATAAACAAAAACTGATAGAAAGTATTCCCGAAAACAACGTTTAG
- the rfaE2 gene encoding D-glycero-beta-D-manno-heptose 1-phosphate adenylyltransferase, with product MITTLEEFLPERKKLKDENKKLVFTNGCFDILHRGHVEYLNQAKDLGDLLIIGLNSDDSVKRLKGQDRPINNENDRAFLLDNLKSVDYVIVFNEDTPYNLIKEIIPDFLVKGGDWKEEDIVGYDIVKENGGEVKSLNYVNNYSTTGLIEKINR from the coding sequence TTGATAACGACACTAGAAGAGTTTCTCCCCGAAAGGAAGAAACTGAAAGATGAAAATAAGAAGCTGGTATTTACAAACGGGTGCTTTGACATACTTCACCGCGGACATGTGGAATATTTGAACCAGGCAAAGGATCTCGGAGACCTTTTAATCATCGGATTAAACTCAGATGATTCGGTAAAAAGGTTAAAGGGTCAGGACCGCCCCATAAATAATGAAAACGACAGGGCATTTTTGCTTGATAATCTTAAATCAGTAGATTACGTAATTGTATTTAATGAAGATACACCTTATAATTTAATAAAGGAAATAATCCCCGACTTCCTGGTCAAGGGTGGAGACTGGAAGGAAGAAGATATAGTGGGATATGACATTGTAAAGGAAAACGGTGGAGAAGTAAAAAGCCTGAATTATGTCAATAATTACTCGACAACAGGCTTGATCGAAAAAATAAACAGGTAA